Within Rhododendron vialii isolate Sample 1 chromosome 12a, ASM3025357v1, the genomic segment tccattgttCATGAAGACATGTCCTATATGAATGTATAAGATTACCATGGTCCAAATAAAGGCATAATTACCgtttaacccaaatatttttgaataatttcatattaacccctcaaaattaaaaacatatattacattttgaccaccagccgtgtccccggcgtgtcccctatcaaaaaataataaaaattattgaacacgccacgtggcgtgtctaATACGTATTTGGGTGTGTCCCCgtcgtgtccccgtgtccaataagtagacacggcgcccttttggagtgtcggtgctacatagatGATAGATCAGCAACAAAGGCCTCCATCTCAAGATTCCGAATGAAGACCAGATTCGGCACAGGCCCACAGTTTCAACTCAAATAGAATAAGAAAGACTCTGATTTCTGTTGGGCAGATTTTGTTCTGTTGATATAAAAAGGACTAGCTAAGTAAACTAACCCAACCCCATGTAGAGCATTGACCCAATAACTTGTTGGAGCCTAGCAAGATGAACCAAAATGCTTAAGCCCAAGTTACTAGTAGTAACGTGGTTCCTTATATACAAGGAATAAGGATCACCCATGTAGACTTTTAATGTGGGATACGGTGTTACAAAATGCCCACCTTTAAACGCTTATGTCCTCACGAGGTTGATCACCCATGCAGACTTTCAATGTGGGATACGGTGTTACAAAATGCCCACCTTTAAACGCTTGCgtctgataagtgccaaaatatacatattttggccctccaatctacatttattagtcctttatttttgttaactgattttttatgatgtgtttttatgtttataggttgctcgagctcggtttccaataatttgagtaaaaagaagaatttatagaagttttggatcaaaatgcaaagtcctTCGAAGTTGAATGGCTAATATCTTATTATATGAAGTCCAAGGGGCTTTTATGTTATTAGGGGATTAAAAAAACCTAATCCTATATAAGTCAGTGGTACTGACTTCAGAAAGGGGCGGGCCGtggaaaagattaaaaaaaaggtgaaCAGCAGTTTCGGACGCAGAAGATGAAGAACAAGACTGCCGTTCTATGGTTCGGTTTTTATTATAACAGCTTTTAAATGTTCTTATTTTCCGAGCcctcttttcctttcaagtatttttatgctttattcaattactcgcattccgttaactcgttttaatttatgttcttaattaaagttgttcattaGAATTCGTTTGGTTGTTATCTTTTGCTTGATTTTCATTCTGGAATTATAGAAGCATGatgcaatctagggtttctttgatttcttttgcaatgattagtgagtaatCGTATAGGTaaggtcgcggggtgattagcacatcgTGGCCAGGTCGGATATGTCTTGctcctattttgaaataaaaatgaaaaggcaattttaggttattaaagaacattcgttagacgAACCCCGGCATCGTCGGAgtccatgtgaacgggggaacgggggaccaaaacccATTCTTTGCTGCGCATGGGtgaacggcgaccataaggattcgcatctttcggggtatctttttctctctaaagtcaaatgtttttaagaataccGAATGGAGTAAATTAGTCCGGCTTGGTTGTGAGTGCTATGAACCCCACGATTTTAccttccttttatttatttgaaagaatacatcaatttgttagtttttattaatctcaaccaaatcgataaggggtggctacctaagagcccatttaaaaattataaaaacccgaatttttagtcagcacacattaccgtctttgtggattcgactccggtcttaccggatattgtgctgcgtcggtctcagccctacgcttggggcaacccattaatttaggactaggaatcggtcaagcatttttggcgccgttgccggggacggtaacgtgtgttaagaattcgggttgttgtttttttatttgttttttttttagttctttattttaattgttgaaaagcaaaaaaaaatggcccattttgcaaggtggtatggaggttatgcaaaacaatttgattgttcagtgtcgcttcctatattttatggttttgcatcagaaaatcatttttcgcatgttcataaacttgaggaagcttttgctagtgatgaagtggctcttttacatgtattccgagcatctttgcgtgatagtgctctagattggtttaattgtttgagtccaagattgacatggggtgagattgtaatacaatttttcaatcatttcaatccctcatatgagactcacatgcttttacaagaactatcagatttctctcaacatgatgatgagtctttgtcacagtgttgggagcgatttaaatttgttgtattctcttggtcgtttaattgtgagcttggcagtcttctggttatcttttgccgtggtttaaaccttaagtcatgcgaggtggattttaggtccactgacgaatttctggataaaacccctgaagacgcttgggatttcttagatgaattaacccaaaagctccaatttagTGAGTTGACCAaaagttctgaggataccaattttgatgccagagaaagagaggaaatagaGTCACTTTCTGAGGATATTAATTCTGATGCGAGGGAAAAAGAGTCACTTCCTAAGAATTCTGatgcgagagaaaaagaggaaatagagctaCTTGTCATTAATgaaggctatatgccttttgaggagtcattgcctatAGTTGCACCAggttatatgccttttgaggagtcattgcctatAGTTGCACCAggttatatgccttttgagCAGTCGTTGCCAATAgttgcactgaataatcaagtaCTCTCAGCTCTAGATTGTGCCACTCCTGCTACTGAATCTACACTTTcgcaagagtttttaaatgtgaagctgattgattttcttggtgttgatgaatttaatttagtttatcatccaTATCTTGTGGACTTTGTCAAcgctttgaaaattgatttagtTTGGGCTATACATTTGTTggaatttaaatgtctaaaacgaattcggcaaatgtGCTACTCGAAGTATCTTATCTTATGGCATGGTCGGgttcaattcttgataaaaGGTGTAGAATGGAGCGTTATGTTCATTGTCTTAGCTTTCATTGGCATGATAAATATTCGGTACCCACGTTTGGCTACTTGtacataattgtttttttttttttttggtctggtatagccacccgtttcttgcTTGAGAAatagggagaaaagtagtactcgtgtctttcgcgtgaagaaagtggatgattttttgtcttttattttatttcttgcattgtttattttttttattttttatttagttatttttcttgctgtcttggaggctcacattttgcaggttgttcgatctaagttggggggtctccctctttCTATAATTTTCTCTGCTTAGCCtctccttttcgaggtgatatctctcctctcttttacgtttctgtcttatctttatttttcataccttcaatgcggacattgaatagttcaagttggggggaagaatcactttgttctttattttgttaaaaaaaaaatgaaaaattgaaaaaatagtgggtttctttttgcatgagacttgaaaGCTGTTGAGATTGGCTTGCGATTGATTGAGATATGATAGTCATTCTTGtaatattgtggtggcattgtagttctttttgctagcttgtctCGAAAAAtttgtcatggcatttatttttagcacatttgcacttcatgtctgtttgggctttggttacttgtgagttgtgacttgactattcttgatggctagtttagtggagacttatgccccatgtgagtttagagccttatcttttcttggagtggtgtcaaatgAACTCTTGTTTGTCACGAAAAAAGtaaattcgttgttgatctcattatttttgtcgtcaagtgttggaaatgttttgaattgcctacttatctcttgaatttggaaagttgcatggttgtgttgcccattggagaggattataggccatctttgctatttagaGCCGGTTCGTTTTTTTATTCACACATTTATCACTTATGAACCAATTTGAGCCTCATGCAtacagcctttttcttgttgagctccaccatctatattgtgttttgagaatggttagttaaTGATGTGAAGGTGAATTTTTGAGAAGGGGATGAGTAGAGTTGtgaattgagttttgattgaTTGGTGATCTTTTccattcaaaaaacaaaagagaaaaaaaaataaaagagcaAAAAGGGAAGACATCATATTATTGTGGAAAATAGTACTTGTTCTAAGTGTGAGTTTGTGTTAAAggtaggaaagagagatgtggcagagttgaaaaaaagagagaagaaaaagagggcACGCATTGTTATTTTTGCCCTATGTGAGTTGTGGTtagcctattctcggacacttgaattCTCACCTagccttgaaatattttcccttACCTGATGTTATAACCCgaattgaagtcctatttgatcctatggGCAATGGGCTGTAAATTGGTGGATAGAAAGAATTTTCAATACTTTgcattccgttcatgagatcgtATGTCCAATataaaaagctttctttttcATGTCATTGTGTGCGgagtattttgctttcatttacataacgtctgcccgcacatattgagagtaatatgcaccttgtttcgagtgatttcatttgttgagtgcatgacacaaTAAGATTTGAAGTCGAGATTCGGTCCGGAAAgaaattttagttatttttcaccTGTGACCAAAGCCCATGTTCACACACGCTGAGTATAGGTGCCAtgactcatttttatgacttgatagtatctagaactgcttatTTCCATTATCCCTTTGCGATGACTTCATAATTATTGCTTGAGATGTCATTGAGCTATCTTATAGGTTTTTGAGTTTCATGTGAAAGGGATCCGcggtgttttgtggatgatcactgctgaaaatcctcacgagacttcactcgtcctaccggggccgcgtttgttaaaaaaaaaatgaaaaattgagcGTCCTCACGAGGTTGAGCAGTTTTGTTACCAAAGCTTTATTTGGGTCTTTTCTCTGGACTTTACCTTGGACTCGCCGTAGCGGTCAAGCTACTAAACTTTCTCGAGCCAACATTGTCGTGTACACCTGAAATGCCTCATGTAGACCACTAACCCAATAACTTGTTGGAGCCTAACATGACCCAAAACGCTTAAGCACAAGTTACAATTAGTAGCTTACATGGTTCCTAATTTACCAAGGATCACCCATGTAGTCTTGTGAAGTTGTACGTTGTGAAATAAAGTCCCACATCGCACGGGTACTGAAATAATAAgaagtatataagcgtgagggcaccctcacttcaaaaGTTAGCTTTTGGGGTTAAGTTATATCCAAGACcatgtaacatggtatcagagctaggtaccAAGATGGGTAGGCTGCGTGTCTCTGGTCTGCACAGCAGCCGAGCGAGCATGCGCAAGCGTGAGGGCACCCctacttcaatagctagcttttggggttgagttctacccaagaccgtgtaacatgatatcagagctaggtaccagagatgggtagggtgcgtgtcCCTGACCTGCATGCGGCAGGTGCTGCCGAGTGAGCACATTGCGCATAAGGGAGGGTATGAAGTGAAGTCCTACATTGCCTGGGTACCAAAATAATAAgaagtatataagcgtgagAGCACCCTCGCTTCACtagctagcttttgggattGAGTTTTACCCAAGACCATGTATCAGAACACAGAGGAAGAGTCATTTGGCCTGGGATTCTTCTAGTATTATCCAGAAAGTCCAAAACAAATCACAACATCTCTTGGAAATAATTGACTAATTGATTCTACGTTACTGCAACATAAAaatagggcaaagtccactttgaccccctgtggTTATCATCATATGCGGATACtcccctcatggttcaaaacttaCTGCATAATCtacttgtggttttgaaaatatgcgaatagaccccctgccgtcatgttttccatccatattaacggacacaacattaaaagaccgatatatcctcatcatgtcccttgattctttttcttttttaaatctaaacacaccatcccctataccaaaaattgaatccaaaccgttgatattgtaaattttgacgagtactatatctatgccaaaattcaagtcaatcaaaaaatgaaaagctcatggtcgaatcgattttgttatgaaattaaaatttcaaatttgaatttactaaaaattagatcattgggttattgatgcctaatcaagatgattttttacagagatactttattctttatttaatacattatgaacgactcagattacattctagaggcatGTGAGAcacacctccgttaatatggatggaaaacatgacggcagagGGTCTATccacacattttcaaaaccacaggtggttatgtggtcagttttgaaccatgagggggtatccgcacatgacgataACCACATGGGGTGAAAGTAGACTTTGCCCTAAGAAATACTcgctaaaaaagaaaatgttactagatttcaaaaaaagaactttaattTTTCTGGTCTTTTGGATGTATGGTTTCATGCAGATCACAGTTTTCTTTTCACATTCTTATAACATACTCGATCATGACTAAGAAATGACAGTAAACTGTACACCAGTTAATCTGTCCTCTAGTTGACAAATATTCTTTTGTAGCAATGatgcatttttttcccctctcctCTTGAATCTCGTGTATTCCTTAtcatgattaataaaatttaattttttttgtaaaaaaagaaaaaaagagttcatAGCGACCAATCTAATTTACACTAGCCAAGTTTACTTGCTGCCAGTGGCAGACGTAGGATTTGTGTCTAGCAGGGGCCCGAATCACGTGTATTTTCgtattgatataaaaaaaatatatttcgcgAGTATATATTGCTACTTGTGAGGTCCGAATAAGAGACAATATTGTGTGTACGTGCACAGCCATCGTTTAATTTTATACATGCcacctaaaaaatgattaataacttgaaattttgaaaattttgacccCACGCATGcagaaattttaagaaaattttcacTCGAAGGACCAGCAAGAGCCAATCTCGTAGAGTTTCTTCTAATTAACCTAAAAATTAGTACAACACGCAAGtgtatttggagttgtgcagggACTTAGGTCCCCCGTTGCACCCCGCTTCTACTTGTTGATAACATGCTTCacttttttttgatcggaaCATGCTTCACTTTTGCACATGCATCACCCACACACgtacaaatgagagagagagagagagagagagagagagagagagagagttgcaggATTACCTTTTGTTGAATAGTTTCAAGAAACAATGATTCTCGAACAGAGGGAAAGATAGCATCAACAAAGGCCTCTGTCATTCCTTTGGTCTTGTAAATGCGACTAAGCTCCAGTTTTATTTTCCCATTAAGCCACCATGGCTTGGTTTTATCAGAATTTAGTCCTAATTTTGAATCTGGAGAAACAATAAGGAGATCATAAAAACTAAGATACAAAAATATGCACTTATGCAAGTATAGAATACTCCAAGTGAGCTCACAATAATAGCTATCCAAAGATACCTGTACTTTTGCAAGGAGAAAGAACTGAAATGGCTTCATCTTGTTTATCTTCGTCAAGAAGAAGTGAGGCCAGAGTTAATCGAGCATCAACACTATCCTCCATTACACGTAAAGCTGAAGACAAAATCCATACAAATTTTGAGGAACAATTTATTCTAATTTAAGGTATCAAAAGAACTTACAAACCACTAACCGATACACATCTGTTAGGTAAACACATTCTCATAAGGATGGTGGTTTCATATTCCAGTTAGCAACCTTGCTCAAAATGCCCTAATCGAAGCACCATCTACATGTTCTCATAGTCTAACAGAACTGCATTatattttgatttctctcttcaGGTAGGAAAAACGCTAATGCAATTACACATGTCCCATAGTTTCTACAGCTTGATACTTGATCTTCTCGCAGATGATAACAAATTCTAACTTGATTTTCCTTTCTCCTTACAAATCATATAACGAACCATACTATTTCTTGGTAGCTTAAGTTACAAAATCATATTCACTAGTACAATAAGTCCCTTAAAGTGAGAGCGTACCAAAGTCTGGTCATAAATACAGTGCAAAATATATTTACTGTCGTCATCAAGTCAACATCAAAGGTTTACAAGTTCGATTAGCAATGGTTATATTGAAAATCGGAAATTCAACTTCATGGAAATAATccatactccctctgttccaatTTGCTTGCTCCTTTTGGGGAAGCGAGTTTTTAAGGGTAGAATGATGGAAAATACAATTGGTGTTGACTTTCCGAATTTGCCCCTACTTTTTGCTTTGTTGACATGACACTTAATGTAGAAAAGAAAGGGTGAAAGAGTAATATTGCACAACTTTTTAtgttgacttttcaaaatggacagtCATTTTGGGACATTCATAAAATGAAAGAAGGACTAgcaaggacggagggagtatgattttAGTGTCACCTCCATAAGCATGAATTGAAGTAGATTTTCTTTGCTGGTTTGGGATTTTAACGTGAAGGTAATCCAAAAGATTTCAAACTTTGAATCTTTTGGCATTGGTAGCATTCGGTGATCCATTATATATCCCTCACACACTCTCCAAACCACCAATATGCAACCACCATGGGGTACTGCACGATatgctctcttctctctctcttctctcttatCATAGTTGCTTGTGTGTTGCTTGCTTATATTCTCACTGTCTGCATCATTGTTTCACTATTTCTACTGTGATTTCCCCTCTTGCAATCATCATAAGGTGATTGTTAGAAAAGTGAATTGCCAAGAAACTAGCTTTAATTGATGTGTCATTGATAGTATCTAAAACATAACCCTAgcatgcctttatataggctacaagaTGACTAAGAAATCTAAAGTAACCAACAGGAAACATGCATGATAAAGAAACCAAGACTAACTATAATTGCCAAGACTAAAAAAGAAGCATAATAAAACCTAAATTacatggtaacataatatttcctaatattatgCTAACAGTGATTTCCTTTGGGCAAAGATCGTTTGTGTATCTCAACAGATTTTTTCAATCTCTTTCCCTTTGTTTAAAAACTagttaaagaaaaagaaaggttaaTAAGTAGACGCCATACCTGTGTATAAGTATTCTATTGCTCGTCCTCTATCACTCACTGACAAGTAGCATTGAGCGATTCTCAAATGTAGACCACcctaaaaagaataaaaaaggaaTGATTTAGTCATGAAACAGCTGTGGTATATTGACCACCCCTATGAAGGTAAAAACTAATGTTTCATTGTGACCCTTTTACGACAAATAACAAGCAATAAAGGTATAAACGATGTTCATGTAATCGagcaaacaaagaaaattgctTGCAACAACATTAAAATCCTCTATCCCTGATGTCAACAGCCACTTTTGTGTATAATCTTCCAGTGTGAGTAACTATGTAGAGTTCCTTAACATGTACAGTCTGcttaaatgagagagagagagagagagagagagagagagagagagagagagagagtaggcaaATTAAATAGGGTTTTCCTAGGACATAAAAAGCCCATCCCAAAACCAATGCACTTAAATTGAAAAAACACTTATTACAATAGTACTCTATCTCAAAGAAATTAATAAACCAGCAAGCTAACACATCCCTCTTTCCAATCTTCCATTGCCAAATCACAAAACACAAGGCGAAAGACATTACACCAAAGTCCTCTTAGTGAATAGATCCTCCAGGATGTTCTAATCACAAAGGGCAGGCAACTGAAactattgttttatttttattattagtaaAAAGAAATATTAGAAGAAAGATGATAAGGAAAGAGCTCAGCAAGGGTCCGCAAAGACTGTCATTTACTGAGCTAGGGTCAATAAAGGCTGTGCTTGCAGTTTGGTTGACGATTTGTGCAGGGTTATGCTATAAGGGTTGCAgacaaagggagagagagaagttgtatGGGTCATGCAATTAGGGTTGGGGAACAaagggatagagagagagggataggTCAGAGATGGCTGGTGCAAATGGCTTCCACTGGCGACATGCAAAGCCAATGGGTGTCTGATACCAAGTCAATAGAGCAATTAGTGAGAGAGGCAAAGGATAACTTCTATTACTGAATGATCAAATGCTACAAGACTAATGATTAACCAGCCAAACCCTAATAAGCCGGAAAGAACATACAACACAATGTGAAAGATAAACAACAAGAAGACAAAACTAATACAACCAAAGATCTTAGGAGCAAGAGAAGGGGGAGCCTAATGAAGAAGCTCCAAGGCTATATTTGGATGCCCATCATCTTCGGTAAATTACTGACTAATTAAATACCTAGGGTAATTCATTTCCAATGTTCAGTTGGTCCAGTATCCAAGATTTATTTAACTAGGAAATTTACAAGAGTCAATATTTACCATAGAGGAGTGGAGGGATAGATTTCCACTATGTTTCGGAATGTGATACCTGGTTAGATATGTCATCACAAATCGCATTCCTATGCCAATCTGTTCCAAAAGTAGAATCATGGGCTATGGCATCACATTCCCATTCCCTCTTGGGATTCTTGCCATCTAAAATGAGCCTAAAGGAGTATTAAACAggagaa encodes:
- the LOC131311176 gene encoding uncharacterized protein LOC131311176; amino-acid sequence: MAHFARWYGGYAKQFDCSVSLPIFYGFASENHFSHVHKLEEAFASDEVALLHVFRASLRDSALDWFNCLSPRLTWGEIVIQFFNHFNPSYETHMLLQELSDFSQHDDESLSQCWERFKFVVFSWSFNCELGSLLVIFCRGLNLKSCEVDFRSTDEFLDKTPEDAWDFLDELTQKLQFSELTKSSEDTNFDAREREEIESLSEDINSDAREKESLPKNSDAREKEEIELLVINEGYMPFEESLPIVAPGYMPFEQSLPIVALNNQVLSALDCATPATESTLSQEFLNVKLIDFLGVDEFNLVYHPYLVDFVNALKIDLVWAIHLLEFKCLKRIRQMCYSKYLILWHGRVQFLIKGVEWSVMFIVLAFIGMINIRYPRLATCT